A portion of the Archocentrus centrarchus isolate MPI-CPG fArcCen1 chromosome 19, fArcCen1, whole genome shotgun sequence genome contains these proteins:
- the LOC115797959 gene encoding gastrula zinc finger protein XlCGF57.1-like: protein MNKEEYRQQHDTESVRFKDKPDIKPLVVHHQQDINQTDDVSQLLVIKEVPPDWSPTTNQQETVHIKEEQEELWASQEGEQPNGLEVADISKFPIHAVHLKCEEEKEKSEYLQPSQQKTGCNREAEPLTSLPTTQIKMETDGEDCGGPESARNLNQDLYLPPNSDENAANFSETEVSINDDDDDVDDDCYWQEPLSDSGPEIEDSDSDCKETGAPESGVNSDKRCNSAKVSFSPSEFEKALLCKQSLQGERGRMSSTGLDKKKCLTVKQNVDSQMSVHTRKKPFGCDVCGQRFNQKTHLNTHMRIHTGEKPFCCDFCGQRFNQKTHLKIHMRIHTGEKPFGCDNCGKRFRHQCTLKIHMAAHTGEKPFSCEDCGKRFSHQKILKAHMTIHTGEKPFHCDECGKSFSQQGILKAHMTVHTGEKPFGCSSCDKKFRLQSDLTAHMRVHTGEKPFGCDKCGKRFSQKGCLQRHLRLHTGEKPFSCDECGKQFKRKTHLKAHMTVHTGEKPFGCDVCGVTFSRQGTLKRHMRVHTR from the exons ATGAACAAAGAAGAATATCGGCAACAGCACGACACTGAAAGTGTTCGTTTTAAAGACAAACCGGACATTAAACCGCTCGTAGTTCATCATCAGCAGGATATAAACCAAACTGATG ATGTCTCACAGCTGTTGGTGATTAAAGAGGTTCCACCTGACTGGAGTCCCACTACGAACCAGCAGGAGACCGTCCACATAaaagaagagcaggaagagCTTTGGGCcagtcaggagggagagcagccTAATGGGCTCGAGGTAGCTGATATCTCCAAGTTTCCAATCCATGCAGTCCATCTTAAGtgtgaagaggaaaaagagaaatctgAGTACTTACAACCGTCTCAACAAAAAACTGGGTGCAACAGAGAAGCAGAGCCTTTAACCAGCCTCCCAactacacaaataaaaatggaaactgaTGGTGAGGACTGTGGAGGACCAGAATCAGCTAGAAACCTCAATCAAGATTTGTATTTACCTCCAAATAGTGATGAAAATGCTGCCAACTTTTCAGAGACTGAAGTCAGtattaatgatgatgatgatgatgttgatgatgactGTTATTGGCAGGAGCCTCTGTCAGACTCTGGACCTGAAATTGAAGACAGTGACAGTGATTGTAAGGAAACTGGAGCACCTGAATCAGGTGTAAATAGTGATAAAAGATGTAACAGTGCTAAAGTATCCTTTAGCCCCTCCGAATTTGAAAAAGCTCTTCTTTGCAAGCAGTCTCTTCAGGGGGAGAGGGGAAGAATGTCTTCCACTGGTTTGGATAAAAAGAAATGCCTCACAGTAAAGCAGAATGTTGATTCACAAATGTCAGTCCACACCAGAAAGAAACCATTTGGTTGTGATGTTTGTGGACAGAGATTCAACCAAAAAACACATCTAAACACTCACATGCGAattcacacaggagagaaaccattctGTTGTGATTTTTGTGGCCAGAGATTCAACCAGAAAACACATCTCAAGATCCATATGAGAattcacacaggagagaaaccatttgGTTGTGATAACTGTGGTAAAAGATTTAGACATCAGTGCACTCTTAAAATACATATGGCGGCTCACACAGGGGAGAAACCATTTAGTTGTGAAGATTGTGGTAAAAGATTTAGCCATCAGAAAATTCTGAAAGCACACATGACAattcacacaggagagaaaccatttcACTGCGATGAATGTGGTAAAAGTTTTAGCCAACAGGGAATTCTGAAGGCACATATgacagttcacacaggagagaaaccatttgGTTGCAGCAGCTGTGATAAAAAATTTAGACTACAGAGTGATCTTACAGCGCACATGAgggtccacacaggagagaaaccatttgGTTGTGATAAGTGTGGTAAAAGATTTAGCCAAAAGGGATGTCTGCAAAGACATCTTAGACTTCACACAGGAGAAAAACCGTTTAGTTGTGATGAGTGTGGTAAACAATTTAAGCGAAAGACACACCTTAAAGCACACATgacagttcacacaggagagaaaccatttgGTTGTGATGTCTGTGGTGTAACATTTTCACGACAAGGAACTCTGAAGAGACATATGAGAGTCCACACACGataa
- the LOC115797969 gene encoding zinc finger protein OZF-like: MDYLQQQDPESLPFEENPEVKFFGVHQQEKDDMNQTTDVQKVLVIKEEILYDWSSSLDHQHQESLQIKEEQEELLTSQEGEQLNRLEEADNTRFPFTVVTVKMEDSNEEKPQTSHLPQNQPDDNREAEPPASTLAKQIKMETDGEDCEGPEPARNPNLKSHLQPKVNGKASDSSDTDISDDDWQEPLSYPGPEIKNSDSDLKNTPVPQFSKYVERFTQQPYIRLHPREKLFNCDICGKMFSRKMHVKTHMRTHTGERPFGCDVCGEKFAQQGNLQSHLRVHTGEKPFSCEICGKKYRQQGVLRTHMRTHTGEKPFGCKFCGKRFIQQSHLKAHIRIHTGDKPYHCNFCASSFTQKKHYDEHTRRHTGEKPFGCDLCGKQFNRQEHLKSHITIHTGERPFGCDICGKTFNRKTRFKAHMTLHT, from the exons ATGGATTACCTTCAACAGCAGGACCCTGAAAGTCTGCCTTTTGAGGAAAACCCGGAGGTAAAATTCTTCGGAGTCCATCAGCAGGAGAAAGATGATATGAACCAAACTACTG ATGTCCAGAAGGTTTTGGTGATTAAAGAAGAAATTCTCTATGACTGGAGCTCCAGTCTGGACCATCAGCATCAAGAGTCCCTCCAAAtaaaggaggaacaggaagaactCCTGACCAGTCAGGAAGGGGAGCAGCTTAATAGGCTGGAGGAGGCTGATAACACCAGGTTCCCATTCACTGTTGTCACTGTGAAGATGGAAGACAGTAATGAAGAGAAACCTCAGACTTCACATCTTCCACAGAACCAACCTGATGACAACAGAGAGGCAGAGCCTCCAGCCAGCACCTTagctaaacaaataaaaatggaaactgaTGGAGAGGACTGTGAAGGACCAGAACCAGCCAGAAACCCAAATCTAAAGAGCCATTTACAACCAAAAGTTAATGGAAAGGCTTCTGACTCTTCTGACACTGACATCAGTGATGATGATTGGCAGGAACCTTTGTCATATCCTGGAcctgaaataaaaaacagtgaCAGTGATCTGAAAAACACACCTGTGCCTCAGTTTTCTAAGTATGTTGAAAGGTTTACACAGCAACCTTACATAAGACTCCACCCACGAGAGAAGCTGTTTAATTGTGATATTTGTGGTAAAATGTTTAGCCGCAAAATGCACGTTAAAACACACATGAGAACCCACACGGGAGAGAGACCTTTTGGTTGTGATGTTTGTGGTGAAAAATTTGCACAGCAGGGAAACCTGCAGAGTCACCTGAGAGTCCACACAGGGGAGAAACCGTTCAGCTGTGAGATCTGTGGTAAAAAGTATAGACAGCAGGGGGTTCTGAGGACACACATGAGAACTCACACAGGTGAAAAGCCATTTGGATGTAAATTTTGTGGGAAACGATTTATCCAACAGTCTCATCTCAAGGCACACATCAGAATCCACACTGGAGATAAACCTTATCACTGTAATTTTTGTGCTAGCAGCTTTACCCAGAAGAAACATTATGATGAACACACCAGAAGACACACCGGAGAGAAACCGTTTGGTTGTGATTTATGTGGAAAACAGTTCAACCGACAGGAACACCTGAAGAGTCACATTACAATCCATACAGGAGAGAGACCATTTGGTTGTGATATTTGTGGAAAAACCTTCAACCGGAAGACTCGATTTAAGGCTCACATGACCCTTCACACTTGA